CCAGGTGCTCGGCCAGCAGCGCCAGTTCGACATGGACGATGCGCGACGGCTGCACCGCCAGTGCCGCTTCGAGATAGCTCTGCGCCTTGCCCCAAAGCTGCTGCGTGCGGCACAGGCGGCCGAGCGCGAGCAGCAGTTCGGCATCGTCCGGATGGTCGCGCAGCCAGGCCTCGGCCCGGGCGATGCGCGCCAGCGCGTCGGCGCCGTCGGAGTGCGCGTACAGCGTCATCAGCGACGATTCCCAGCCGCGCTCGATCTGCGCCTCGATCAGCTTGCGCGCCTGAGCGAACTGGCCGGCTGCGACCAGCGCCTCGCACATCGCGCGCACCACCTGCGCGTCCTCACGCTCGACCGACGGCAGGCTCTTCCAGTAGGCGTCCAGTTCCGACGGATCGATGTCGTGCAGCGCCCCCATGTGCGCCTGGCGCCGGACCGGTGCCGCCTGTTCCGGCGTCAGCGCACGGTGCTTCTGCAGCAGACGCACCACACGCAGCAGGCCGCCCCAGTCGCCGAGGCCGCGGCGGGCGCGCATCGCCAGCCGCAGTGCGGCGACGTGGCGCTGACCGCCCGACTGCAGCACGTCGATGCGCTCCAGCGCGTCACCGTATTCGCGGCGGTCGGTCAGGATGTCGGCTTCGGTCATCAGGCGCGCAGTGCGCAGATCGTCGAAGCGCTCGGCCTGGCGCAGCCACTCGTCGGCTTGTACCTGTTCGCGCATCGCGTGCGCCGCGCGGGCACCGATGAGCGCTGCCAGGCCGGGCGACTCGCCGCCCTCGACCGCCACCCGCGCGCTGCGCTGGGCGTGACCGTAGCGGCCTTCGAAATAGAGCCGGGCCGCGTCGCGCAGCGCAGTCACCGCACGATGACGGCGCTGGCGGGCGCGATAGCGCGCGGCGCGCGCCGGCATCCGCATCAGGCCGTCGATGAAATGGAACAGGCTGTACAGCAGCGCGACCCCGAGCAGCAGCGTGACGATGAACAGGTTCAGCGACAGTTCGACGCGCCAGGGCGACCACTGGATCAGCACGAAGCCGTCGTTGTGACGGGCGGCGATGACCAGACCGACAGCCAGCGCACACAGGCCGAGCAGCCACAGCAGCAGGCGCACCATCAGCGCTTCTCCTCGCGCGTGACGGTCGGGCGCTGACGCTGCGCCTTCAGCTGGGCCAGCGAACTCATCGATTCATTCAACCCCGGCAATGCCTCGCCCGGATCGACCGCCGCCAGCTGGCGCAGCGTGACCAGCGCGTTCTCGGTCTGGCGGGCGCGGGTGTCGTAATAGCGCTCGATCCACTCGCGCGCCAGCCGGATGTCCTCACGCCAGACGGCACCGTTGCGCTGCAGCAGCGCAACGCGCGCGTTGATCAGTCGAAGTTTCAGGTTCTCGCGCAGGAAGAAGCTGTGTTCCGGCGACAGCAGCGCGGGATCGGGACGGTCCAGGCGTTCGATGCGCACCAGCTGACGGACTTCCTCCCACACCGCCCGTGCCAGCCGCTGCGCCTGCGTCGGCTCCGCCCCCTTGTCGTCGCCGGCCGCTGCCGTCGACGCACCCCGGGCCGGCGAGCGTTCGAAGGCGAGCGGCAGCCCATCGACGACGGACAGCAGGGTGTCGATGCGCAGCGCCTGGCCGGACAGGTCGGCCATCGGCGCCCGGCGCAGCCGCTCCATGTCGTTCGCCATGGCACGGCGCAGCGGCAGGTAGCGGCCGGTATCGACGCGCGCCAGCCGGGCTTCGGCGCCAGACAGCGCACTGAGGGCGAGCTTGGCGTCACCGGCCAGCTGCAGCTGCTGCTGGCCCAGCACTAGCGCATGCTCGACTTCGGCCAGCACGCGCTCGTCGTAACTGCGCACCAGGTCGTCGGCCAGGTACTCATAGGCTTCGATGCGTGCCCGCAGTTCGGCCAGCTGCACTTCCTGGCTGCTCAGTCGCGTGCCGTAGCCAGCGATGCCAGCGGCCTCCTGTTCGGTCGCGCGGGTCGCCTGAGCCGCCTGTTCGCCGACCACCTCGACCCGTCTGTGCAGTTCGGACTCCAGTGCACGCATGCGCTGCAGCATCAGGAAGCTCGCCACGCCGAGCGCCACCAGCAACAGCAGCGACAGGCCCAGCGCCCACAGCGGAACGACGCCCTCGCGTTTCGACGACGCCGGCTGGGAGGCGGCTGCGCCGACGGGGGTGACAGGGGTATTCGGTGGTGTCTGCTCGCTCATGTCGTCAGTGAAGGTCGCGCGACGGCGACGAAAAGTAATCGGTCAGACCGGCCATCAGGCCGGCATCGGCGGGATCGGTTTCGATCACGCGGGCAAAGCCCTGTTCGCGTGCCTGCTCGGCAATGCGCGCGTGCGGCGCGAACAGCGGCAGCGCGCGCAGCGCCTCCGCGCAGTCCAGGCCGGGCAGCGCCAGCAGGTTACGCAGCGACTCCGACGAGGTGATGGTCAGCGCGTGCAGGGCGTCGCGTCGTACCGCTTCGCACAGCGGCGCGCCATCGCGCGGCGGCACTCGCCGGTAGCAGGTGACGTGTTCGACCGTCGCACCGCGCGCGCGCAGCGTGTCGCCGAGCAGTTCGCGGCCACCGTCGCCGCGGAAGATGAGCACCCGGCGCCCGGCCAGCGCGGTCGCCGACAGTTCGGGCAGCGCCAGCAGCGCCTCGGAATCGAAGCGGCCCTGCTGCGGCACGAGCACGCGGGCGATCCCGCGCGCGCGCAGCGCCTGCGCCGACTGCTCGCCCACCGTGGCGGCCGGCAGTTCTGCCGGCCAGGCACGCCGCGGCAGAATCAGGTCGAGTGCGTGACAGACGGCGTTGGCGCTGACGAACACCGCAAGTGCCGCATCATCCAGCATCGCCGCGGCCGCTGCCACCGCTCTCGTATCAGCAAGCGGCTCGATATCGATCAGCGGAAACTCGAAGGGGGTACCGCCGGCGGCGCGGATCGCGTCGCTGAGCGCAACCGCCTGCGCGCGCGGGCGGCTGACCAGCACGCCGCGTCCGCTCAGCGCGCCGCGCGGATTCATCGTCCGGCCAGATCGTCGAGGATGGACTGCGCGCCGTCCGCCAGCAGGGCCTCGACACAGATCGCCGCCAGCTCATCCGGCTGCGCGATGTTGCCGCGCGCCTCGGCCATCGCGATGCGCGAACCATCGGGCATCGCGACGCGCGCGCGCAGCCACAGCGCACCGCCGTCGGGCACGCAGTAGGCCGCCAGCGGCACTTCGCAGGAACCGGCCAGCGCGCGCGACACCGAACGTTCGGCGCGGACGCAGGCTTCGCTGGTGCCGCACACCAGCGGCGCCAGCCAGGCCGCCACTTCCGGCCGCGACGACAGCGCCTCGATGCCGAGCGCGCCCTGACCGGCTGCCGGCAGCGACAGTTCGACCGGCAGCAGCGAGCGGATGCGATCGCCCAGCCCGAGTCGCTTGAGGCCGGCCGCGGCGAGGATGATCGCGTCGTACTGGCCCTCGTCGAGCTTGCGCAGACGGGTGTCCAGATTGCCGCGCAGGCTGCTGACCGCCAGATAGGGGAAGTTCGCGCGCAACTGCGACTCGCGCCGCAGGCTGGAGGTGCCGACGACGGCGCCCGGCGGCAGTTCGTCGAGACTGGCGTAGCGCGACGACACGAAGGCGTCCTGCGGCACTTCGCGCTCCAGCGTGGCGACCAGCGCGAACTCGTCGGCCAGCGTCATCGGCACGTCCTTCATCGAATGCACGGCGAGGTCGGCGCGGCCTTCGAGCAGGGCGGTTTCCAGCTCCTTGACGAACAGACCCTTGCCGCCGACCTTGGCCAGCGGGCGGTCGAGAATCTGGTCGCCGCGCGTGGTCATGCCGAGGATGTCCACGGTCGTACCGGGGTACAGCGATGACAGTCTGTCACGCACGTGTTCCGCCTGCCACATGGCGAGCCGCGACTCGCGCGATGCGATCACGATGCGCCCGGGCTTCGGGTAAGCTTGGGTTTCCTGCTGCGGTACCGACTGCGCGCGATCCGCCGCAATGAGGTCCGCCGGGCCGGCCGGATGATCCATATGGAAAATAGGCGTGTGGTGATCAGTTAGGTGAACACACCGCGCGCCAGCGTGTGCGAGTGCCTACAGGCAGCGCGCGAATCGGCCCGAATTCTAGCAGCCCCGGATGGAACATCGCATCGCCTCAGCCAGAGCAGGCCGGCGGCGCGCATGAATCAGACACTCATTCAGGACCCTCTTCGAGGAAGGATTGCCAGTGAATCAACAGGCCCAGACGCCGGTTGCGGTGCACGATCGCGCCACGCACGACAAGGACCAGCCGCTGTTCGACGACATCCGCCTGCTCGGCCGCATGCTCGGCGACGTGGTACGCGAGCAGGAAGGCAGCCGCATGTTCGAACTGATCGAGAACGTGCGCCAGCTGTGCGTGCGCTTCCGCCGCGACGACGATCTCGACGCACGTGCCGAACTGGCCAAGCTGCTGAATGGCCTGTCGGACGACGACACCATCATCGTCGTACGCGCATTCAGCTATTTCCTGCACCTGGCCAACATCGCCGAAGACCAGCACCATATCCGCCGCGCCCGCGCCCATGCCATAGCCGGCGACCCGCCGCGCCCGGGCACGCTGGCCAACGCGCTCGCCAAGGCGCTCGACGCCCAGATCCCGGCCGAGGAAATCCTCGCCTTCTTCCGCGACGGACTGGTGGTGCCGGTGCTGACCGCGCACCCGACCGAAGTGCAGCGCAAGAGCATCCTCAGCCAGGAAATGAAGATCGCCCGCCTGATCGACGAACGCGACCGCATGCGGCTGACGCCGGAGGAACTGGACGAGCGCGACGAGGCGGTGCGCCGGACCATCACCTCGCTGTGGCAGACGCGCATGCTGCGGCGCACCCGGCTGTCGGTGGCCGATGAGGTGATCAACGGCCTGTCGTTCTACGACTACACCTTCCTGCGCGAACTGCCGCGCGTCTACAACGCGGTCGAGGACCAGCTCGAGGCGGCCTTCCCCGAGCACAAGCGCGAGATCGGCAGCTTCCTGCGCATGGGATCGTGGATAGGCGGCGACCGCGACGGCAACCCCTTCGTCACCGCCGACGTCCTGCGCGCCACGCTGCGCGTGCAGTCGTCGAAGGCGCTCGATTACTACCTGACCCAGGTGCACATCCTGGACACCGACCTGTCGCCGACCACGCTGCTGAACAACGTCAGCGACGAGCTGCGCGTGCTGGCCGCCACCGCGCCGGACAAATCGCCGCACCGCGAGGACGAGCTGTACCGTCGCGCGCTGGCCGGCATCTACGCCCGGCTGGCGGTCACCGCGCGCACGCTGGACCAGCACGAGGCGCTGTGGAAGGCGGTCGGTGACGCCGACCCCTATACCGACGCCGCGGAGTTCGTACGCGACCTCGACGTGATCCACGATTCGCTGGTCAGCCACAAGTCGGCACTGATCGCGCGTGGCCGCCTGCGCCGCCTGCGCCACGCAGCGCGCGTGTTCGGCTTCCATCTGGCGGCACTCGATCTGCGCCAGAACTCGGACGTGCACGAGCGGGTGATCGCCGAACTGCTGGGCAACGCCCACGTCTGCAACAACTACCTCGAACTGCGCGAGGAACAGCGCATCGAGGTGCTGATCAACGAACTGGGCACGCCGCGCCCGCTGACCGCGCCCTTCATGCAGTTCTCGGCAGAAACCGAGGGAGAGCTGGCGATCGCGCGTACGGCGGCCGAAATGCACAAGCTGTACGGCGAAGCGGCGCTGCCGAACTACATCATTTCGAAGACCGACGGCGTGTCCGACATGCTGGAAGTCGCGCTCATCCTGAAGGAAGTCGGCCTGCTCAATGTTCATGAGCGGCAGGCGGCGATGAACATCATCCCGCTGTTCGAAACCATCGGCGACCTGCGCAACGCGCCGCGCATCATGGACCGGCTGTTCACGATACCGATCTGGCGCGTGCTGCTCGATGCCCGCTCGACTACGCAGGAAGTGATGCTGGGCTATTCCGACTCGAACAAGGACGGCGGCTTCCTCACCTCCGGCTGGGAGCTGTACAAGGCAGAAACCAAGCTGGTGCAGGTGTTCAAGCGCCACGGCGTGCGGCTGCGCCTGTTCCACGGCCGCGGCGGTTCGGTCGGCCGCGGCGGTGGCCCGAGCTTCCAGGCCATCCTGGCGCAGCCAGGCGGTGCGGTGCAGGGACAGATACGCATCACCGAACAGGGCGAGGTGATCGCCTCCAAGTATTCCAATCCGGACGTCGGTCGACGCAACCTCGAAGTGCTGGCCGCGGCCACCTTCGAGGCGACGCTGCTGGGCAAGCGCGAAGCCGCCGCACCGCCGGAATTCACCGACGCGATGGAAGAGCTGTCCGGCTACGCCTTCAAGGCCTACCGCAACCTGGTCTATGAAACCCCGGGCTTCGAGAAGTATTTCTGGGAATCGACCGTCATCACCGAAATCGCCGAGCTGAACATCGGCTCGCGCCCGGCCTCGCGCAAGAAGGGGCAGAAGATCGAGGACCTGCGCGCCATCCCGTGGGTGTTCTCGTGGTCGCAGTGCAGGCTCATGCTGCCTGGCTGGTTCGGTTTCGGTTCGGCGGTGAACGAATATCGCGCCCAGCACGCCGACGGCATGGCGCGGCTGCAGGCCATGGTGCACGAGTGGCCCTTCTTCGCCACGCTCATTTCCAATATGGACATGGTGCTGTCGAAGACCGACATCGCGATCGCCAGCCGCTACGCCGAACTGGTCGAGGACGAGGCGCTGCGCACCGCCATCTTCACGCGCATCCGCACCGAATGGCAGGCCACGCTGGACGCGGTGCGCCAGATCACCGGCGCACCGGAACTGCTGTCGACCAACCCGCTGCTCGCGCGCTCGATCCGCAACCGCTTCCCCTACATCGAGCCGCTGAACCACCTGCAGGTCGAACTGCTGCGCCGCTTCCGCGCCGGCAACCGCCACGAACGTACCCGCCGGTCGATCCACCTGACCATCAACGGCGTGGCGGCCGCGTTGCGGAACAGTGGGTGAAGCAGGGGTTTCGCGAAGCACCGCTTCGCGCCTGCGGAACCGGACGGCTGTGCAACGCCGTCCGTGGACGATGAGGTGAGGGTTTCGCCGAGCACTGCTCGCCGCCCGTCGAACCGGTCGGCCTTGCAGGGCCGACCTCAGCCCCGCTCCGTCCCCCGGATGTCGGCGAACTCCGCCCTGACCTGCGCCCATTGCCGCCGGCTCACCGGCAGGCGTTCGTCCAGGCCCCTCAGCACGACCGCCCAGTGTCCTTCGGCGCCATCACGCACGTGTTCGAAGCCGACCACGGCGTCGCGCGCCACCAGGCAGTTGCGGTGTATGCGCACGAAGCGCCGGGCGAATTCCTGCTCCAGGGCGGCCAGCGCTTCCTCAAGCAGGTATTCGCGTGCAGCGGTGCGCGCCGTCACGTATTTCAGTTCGGCGCGCAGATAGAGGATGTCGGCCACCGGCAGCAGCAGGATGCGGCCGCGTTCGCTGCACGACAGCTGGGTGCGCCCGGCCTCAACCGGCTGTGCCCGCCGCTCGGGTACCCGGCGCAGCGCGTCGAGCAGCCGGTTTGCGCGCACCGGCTTCATCAGGTAATCGACCGCCTGCAGTTCGAAGGCGCGCACGGCGTACTGGTCGTAGGCGGTGCAGAACACGAGTACCGGCGGCCGCGGCAGTGCCGCCAGGCGCGTCGCCAGTTCGACACCGTCCATGCCAGGCATGCGGATGTCGACCAGCGCAACGTCGGCCTGATCGTCGGCAGCCAGCGCGGACAGACGTTCCAGCGCCTCCTGTCCGTTCGCCGCCTCGCCGACTACCCGGTTCGGCAGTTCGGCCTCGATGTCGGACAGCAGCGCGCGCAGTCGCAGGCGGGCCGGGGCTTCGTCGTCGGCGATGAACACACGCAGCATGCTCAGGCCCCCACCCGGTACGGAAAGCGGATGCGCACGCGGTACAGGCCGTCCTGTTCGCCTGCTTCCAGTTGCGCTTCGAGGTCGAAGAACAGCATCAGCCGCTCGCGGATGTTGTCCAGCGCCATCCGGTTGCCGCTGCCGTGACCGCTGGCGCCGTCGCGCGGCGGCGCCGGATTGTCGATTTCGACCACGACGTCGCCACCGGCGCGCTGCACGCTCACCCTGACCTCGCCGTTGCCGGCCAGCGGCTCGACGCCGTGATACACCGCGTTCTCGAGCAGCGGCTGCAGCATCAGCGGCGGTACCCGTGCGTCAGCCGGGCAGCCGTCGGTCTGCCAGCGGACGCCCAGGCGGTCGCCCAGGCGCAGCGTCTCCAGCGCGATGTACTGGCGGCACAGCGCCAGTTCGTCGCCCAGCGTGACCAGATCGCGGTTCTCGCGCATCAGCACGCGGAACAGGTCTGACAGCTCCTCCAGCGCGCGCTCGGCCCGGCGCGGGTCCTCGCGCATGATGCCGAGCACGGCGTTCAGGCTGTTGAACAGGAAGTGCGGCCGGATCCGCGCCGACAGCGCCATCAGCCGCGCCTGGGCGATGGCCGGACCGAGCGCGCGCTCCTGTACGGTGAAGTAGGTCATCACGGCGGCGGCCGCCAGCAGCGCCCACGCCGCCTCGCGCACCGGCCAGGACGGCAGCGAGTCGACATCCCAGCCGCCGAGCGCGGTAGTCGCCAGCACGCTGCCGAGTGCGACCACACCGGTCAGCGCCCAACCACTGCGCGCACGGAGCCGCGCGAACAGCGGCGCAGTAAGGTAGAGCAGCAGCAGCGACAGAATCAGCGCCGGCTCGACCCGCGCCGCCATTTCCGCCGCATCGAGCGGCAGCGTGTCCCAGCTGCGGTTGCGCGCCAGCAACGCCAGCGCCGCCAGCGCATTGACCAGCAGCACGGTGCGCAGCATCACGCCGAGATTGCGCCAGTCAGGTGCGCGCGCCGGCCTCATGTCAGCTCCCATGCCGGACGCACGCCGGCCGGCGCGTCGGGCTTTGCGCCCCGCTGGCCTATAATTGACGGTTTCCCGCAGCGTGCCGAACTTCTTTCCATCATGAGCGCATCTTCGCAGTCCGAGCCGACCAAGGCGTGGTCAGGCCGTTTTTCCGAGCCCGTGTCCGATCTGGTGAAGCGTTATACCGCTTCGGTGTTCTTCGACCAACGCATGTGGCGGCAGGACATCCGCGGCTCGCTGGCCCATGCTGCCATGCTGGCAAAGCAGGGCATCATCGCGCAAGCCGATCTCGATGCCATCCGCTCGGGCATGGCACAGATCACGCAGGAAATCGAAGCCGGCCAGTTCGACTGGAACCTCGACGACGAGGACGTGCACCTCAATATAGAGAAGCGCCTGACGGCGCTGGTCGGCGACGCCGGCAAGCGCCTGCACACCGGCCGCAGCCGCAACGACCAGGTGGCGACCGACATCCGCCTGTGGCTGCGCGACGCGATCGACACCATTCTCGCGCTGATCGCCGACTTCCAGCGCGCCGTGCTCGACCTGGCCGAACACCACGCCGCCACACCGCTGCCCGGCTTCACCCATCTGCAGGTCGCGCAGCCGGTCACTTTCGGCCACCACCTGATGGCCTATTTCGAAATGCTGCGGCGTGACGCCGAGCGCTTCGCCGACTGTCGCAAGCGCACCAACCGGCTGCCGCTCGGTTCGGCCGCGCTGGCCGGCACCACCTTCCCGATCGACCGCGAATTCGTCGCCGCCGAACTGGGTTTCGACGAAGTCTGCTTCAACTCGCTGGACGCGGTGTCCGACCGCGACTTCGCGATCGAATTCTGCGCCGCCAGCAGCCTGCTGATGACCCACCTGTCGCGGCTGTCGGAAGAGCTCATCCTGTGGATGAGCCCGCGCGTCGGCTTCATCGATCTGGCCGACCGCTTCTGCACCGGCTCGTCCATCATGCCGCAGAAGAAGAACCCGGACGTGCCGGAACTGGTGCGTGGCAAGACCGGCCGCGTGAACGGCAGCCTGGTGGCGCTGCTCACGCTGATGAAGGGCCAGCCGCTGGCCTACAACAAGGACAACCAGGAAGACAAGGAACCGCTGTTCGACACCGCCGACACGGTGATCGACACGCTGCGCATCTACGCTGACATGATGGGCAGCACGACCGCCGCCGACGGCACGAAAGTGTTCAACGTGCGGGTCAAGGCCGAAGCGATGAAGAGCGCGCTGCGGCAGGGCTACGCCACCGCCACCGACCTCGCCGACTGGCTGGTCAAGCGCGGCCTGCCCTTCCGCGACGCGCACGAGGCGGTGGCCCGCGCGGTGCGTCTGGCCGAACAGAAGGGCTGTGACGTGTCGGACCTCACGCTGGACGAGCTCAAGTCCTTCTCGCCGCTGGTCGATGAATCGGTGTTCGCGGTGCTGACGGTCGAAGGTTCGCTGTCCGCCCGCAACCACATCGGCGGCACCGCACCGGAGCAGGTGCGCGCCGCCATCGGCCGCGCCCGCGCGCGGCTGGCGACCGGCTGAACGGGAGAAACCGCTTGAAACCGACAGGCATCACACGCACCGGAGCGACCGCGCGACGCCTGTCACCGGCCCCACGCTGACATGGACCTGCTCGGCAAGTACCGCATCCAGCGCCTGCTCGGCGAAGGCGCCACGTCCAAGGTGTTCCTCGCGCACGACCCTTTCGGCCGGCGCGACGTGGCGATCAAGATCGTCGCCCGCGGCGACGATACCGGCGCCAGCGGCAGCAAGTCCGAGCGCTATCAGCGCAAGTTCTTCGTCGCCGAGGCCTCGCTGGCGGGCAAGCTCACGCACCCGCACATCGTGCAGATCTACGACGCGGTGGCCGACGCCGACCCGGCCTACATCGTGATGGAATACGTGCCGGGCGGTACGCTGGAACCCTACATCTCGCCCGACCGGCTGCTGCCGGTCGGCGACGTGCTCGAAATCATCTTCAAGTGCTCGCGCGCGCTCGACTTCGCGTGGCGGCTGGGCGTCATCCACCGCGACCTGAAGCCAGCCAACATCATGCGGGTCGAGGACGGCGCCGCCGTCGGCGGCACCAATGTGAAGGTGTCGGACTTCGGCGCCGCGATGTCGGTATCGGCCACCGAAACCCAGGTGTCTGGCGTCGGTTCGCCGGCCTACATGAGCCCGCAGCAGATCAAGGAACACCCGCTCAATCACCAGACCGACATCTTTTCGCTGGGCGTGGTGATGTACCAGCTGCTGACCGGCCAGCTGCCGTTCCAGGGCAGCAACAATTTCAGCATGATGTACCAGATCACGCACGCCGATCCGGTGCCGCCGTCAGCGCTGCGGCCCGAATTGCCGCCGGTGCTGGACGACATCGTGATGCGTGCGCTGCAGAAATCGCTGGACGACCGCTACCCGAGCTGGGACGCCTTCTCCTTCGACCTCGCCGAGGCCTTCCGCACCGAGGCGCAGCGCGACCACGGCAACCGCATCGCCGACAGCGAAAAATTCAATTCGCTGCGCCGGCTCGCCTTCTTCCGCGATTTTTCCGACGTCGAGCTGTGGGAGGTGGTGCGTCTGGGCGAATGGCACCGCGTGGCCGGCGGCCAGATGCTGCTGCGCGAAGGCGACCCGGGCGACGGTTTCTTCATCATCGCCGAGGGCGAAGTGAAGGTGACAAAGGGACGCAAGCTGCTCAACGTGCTGTCGGCCGGCGAATGCGTCGGCGAGATGGCCTGGCTGACGCCCGAGCGCGGCACCCGCGGCGCCGACGTATCCACCCTTTCCGAGGCGGTGGTGATCCACCTCGCCAACGCGGCGCTCGAACACGCGTCGGAAGCCTGCCGCCACCGCTTCGATCGCGCCTTCCTGCGCATCCTGGTCGAGCGGCTGTCGCTGGCCAACCAGCGCCTGACCGGTGTCTGAGCGGATGCAGACAGCTGCGCCGCCGCCGCCCGACGCACCGACACCCGGCAGTTCGCTGGGCCGTTATCAGCTCAGACGCATCATCGGCCGCGGCAGCACCAGCACCGTCTGGCTGGCATGGGATCCGCAGGCGCAGCGCGAAGTGGCGATCAAGTGCATCGACCCCGACGTGCTGAACGACCACGCGCGCGGCCGGCTGCACCGCAATCTGCTGATCAACGAAGCGTCGCTGGCCGACAAGCTGCAGCATCCGCACATCGTCGCCATCCACGACGCCGTGGTGACCGGCGATCAGGCCTATA
The window above is part of the Methyloversatilis discipulorum genome. Proteins encoded here:
- a CDS encoding protein kinase domain-containing protein, translated to MDLLGKYRIQRLLGEGATSKVFLAHDPFGRRDVAIKIVARGDDTGASGSKSERYQRKFFVAEASLAGKLTHPHIVQIYDAVADADPAYIVMEYVPGGTLEPYISPDRLLPVGDVLEIIFKCSRALDFAWRLGVIHRDLKPANIMRVEDGAAVGGTNVKVSDFGAAMSVSATETQVSGVGSPAYMSPQQIKEHPLNHQTDIFSLGVVMYQLLTGQLPFQGSNNFSMMYQITHADPVPPSALRPELPPVLDDIVMRALQKSLDDRYPSWDAFSFDLAEAFRTEAQRDHGNRIADSEKFNSLRRLAFFRDFSDVELWEVVRLGEWHRVAGGQMLLREGDPGDGFFIIAEGEVKVTKGRKLLNVLSAGECVGEMAWLTPERGTRGADVSTLSEAVVIHLANAALEHASEACRHRFDRAFLRILVERLSLANQRLTGV